Proteins encoded by one window of Primulina huaijiensis isolate GDHJ02 chromosome 1, ASM1229523v2, whole genome shotgun sequence:
- the LOC140985354 gene encoding ABC transporter G family member 22-like isoform X5, translated as MMKHLKILRQVGVGRNFTQVPHYQSSSRKESTVFYRSIRLIEHIAMFTDVTYKLVIKGIASTVEKDILNGITGSVVPGEVLALMGPSGSGKTTLLSLLGGRVAEHSIGGSITYNDQPYSKSLKSRIGFVTQDDVLFPNLTVRETLTYAARLRLPRTLTKEEKEKRAMDVILELGLERCQDTIIGGSFVRGVSGGERKRVCIGNEIIINPSLLFLDEPTSGLDSTTASRIIETLNDIAEAGKTVITTIHQPSSRLFLKFDKLILLGKGSLLYFGKASEAMAYFSTIGCSPLIAMNPAEFMLDLASGNVTDISIPSEFKDKVQMGNFKAETKGGKIDPAVIHEYLVEAYEARVAVHEKENIMEPVSMDEEMKSKLSSSKREYGASWYEQYSILFWRGLKERKNDYFSWLRITQVLTTATILGLLWWQSGSDNPKELQDQAGLLFFIAVFWGFFPVFTAIFTFPQERAMLSKERAADMYRLSAYFVARTTSDLPLDLLLPVLFLLVVYFMAGLKMNAGSFFLTMVTVFLCIIAAQGLGLAIGATLLDMKRATTLASVTVMTFMLAGGFFVQNVPVFISWLRYLSFNYHTYKLLLKVQYQHISHSINGVRIDSGYEEVGVLLAMVFGYRLLAYVSLRRMTVHPGA; from the exons ATGATGAAACAC CTGAAGATCTTGAGGCAGGTAGGCGTAGGCAGAAATTTCACGCAAGTCCCACATTACCAGTCTTCCTCAAG GAAGGAATCCACGGTATTTTACAGATCAATACGACTTATTGAACATATCGCTATG TTCACGGATGTAACATACAAGTTGGTTATCAAAGGAATAGCTTCAACGGTGGAGAAGGATATTTTAAATGGAATCACAGGCTCAGTTGTTCCGGGGGAAGTTTTAGCATTGATGGGACCATCGGGAAGCGGGAAGACGACACTGCTGAGTCTACTCGGAGGGCGAGTAGCAGAGCACTCAATCGGCGGTTCGATAACTTACAACGATCAACCATATTCGAAATCACTAAAAAGCAG GATTGGGTTCGTGACACAAGACGACGTTCTATTCCCCAACCTCACGGTAAGAGAAACACTTACATACGCGGCTCGACTACGACTTCCAAGGACATTAACAAaagaggaaaaggaaaaaagagcAATGGATGTTATACTCGAGCTGGGACTTGAGAG GTGTCAAGACACAATAATTGGTGGCTCCTTCGTTAGGGGTGTTTCAGGTGGGGAACGGAAGCGCGTGTGCATTGGAAACGAGATAATAATCAATCCATCACTGTTGTTCCTTGATGAACCTACGTCTGGCCTGGATTCTACCACGGCTTCAAGGATAATCGAGACCTTAAATGACATAGCAGAG GCTGGAAAAACAGTAATTACCACAATCCATCAGCCATCAAGCCGACTTTTCCTTAAATTTGATAAGTTGATTTTACTTGGTAAAGGGAGCTTGCTTTATTTCGGAAAGGCATCAGAAGCAATGGCTTACTTTTCTACTATAGGATGTTCCCCCCTTATAGCAATGAACCCTGCAGAATTCATGCTTGACCTAGCAAGTGGAAATGTAACAGATATTTCCATCCCATCagaattcaaagacaaggtgcAAATGGGAAACTTCAAAGCAGAAACAAAGGGTGGAAAGATTGACCCTGCAGTTATACATGag TATCTCGTGGAGGCCTATGAGGCACGAGTTGCTGTGCATGAGAAGGAAAATATTATGGAGCCAGTATCTATGGATGAAGAAATGAAGTCTAAACTAAGTTCTTCCAAGAGAGAATATGGAGCAAGCTGGTATGAACAATATTCCATATTATTTTGGAGAGGACTTAAAGAACGGAAGAATGACTATTTCAGCTGGTTGAGGATTACTCAGGTTCTGACAACAGCAACTATTTTGGGATTGTTGTGGTGGCAATCTGGTAGTGATAATCCCAAAGAACTTCAAGATCAG GCAGGATTACTGTTCTTCATAGCTGTTTTCTGGGGTTTTTTCCCAGTCTTCACTGCCATATTTACGTTTCCTCAGGAAAGAGCCATGCTAAGCAAGGAGCGAGCAGCTGACATGTATAGGTTAAGCGCATATTTTGTGGCTAGAACCACAAGTGATCTTCCACTAGACCTATTGCTGCCAGTACTTTTTCTTCTTGTTGTATATTTTATGGCAGGCTTAAAAATGAATGCCGGCTCCTTTTTCCTCACAATGGTGACAGTTTTTCTTTGCATTATAGCAGCTCAG GGACTTGGGCTAGCCATCGGAGCTACACTATTGGATATGAAAAGGGCAACAACCCTGGCCTCAGTCACTGTGATGACCTTCATGTTGGCTGGGGGATTCTTCGTGCAG AATGTCCCGGTGTTCATATCATGGCTTCGTTATCTCTCCTTTAACTATCACACTTACAAGCTTCTACTCAAAGTGCAATACCAACATATCAGTCACTCAATTAATGGGGTCAGAATAGACAGTGGTTATGAGGAAGTTGGAGTTCTGCTAGCCATGGTCTTTGGCTACCGACTCCTAGCATACGTATCTTTGAGAAGAATGACGGTCCATCCAGGAGCTTAG